The Mycobacterium paragordonae genome includes a region encoding these proteins:
- a CDS encoding DNA-directed RNA polymerase subunit beta, with product MLEGCILADFRQSSNNSVPGAPNRVSFAKLREPLEVPGLLDVQTDSFEWLIGSQGWRERALERGEVSPKGGLEEVLDELSPIEDFSGSMSLSFSDPRFDEVKAPVDECKDKDMTYAAPLFVTAEFINNNTGEIKSQTVFMGDFPMMTEKGTFIINGTERVVVSQLVRSPGVYFDETIDKSTEKMLHSVKVIPSRGAWLEFDVDKRDTVGVRIDRKRRQPVTVLLKALGWTNEQIHERFGFSEIMMGTLEKDNTAGTDEALLDIYRKLRPGEPPTKESAQTLLENLFFKEKRYDLARVGRYKVNKKLGLHVGDPITSSTLTEEDVVATIEYLVRLHEGQHTMTVPGGTEVPVETDDIDHFGNRRLRTVGELIQNQIRVGMSRMERVVRERMTTQDVEAITPQTLINIRPVVAAIKEFFGTSQLSQFMDQNNPLSGLTHKRRLSALGPGGLSRERAGLEVRDVHPSHYGRMCPIETPEGPNIGLIGSLSVYARVNPFGFIETPYREVVDGVVTDEIHYLTADEEDRHVVAQANSPIDENGRFVEPRVLVRRKAGEVEYVPSSEVDYMDVSPRQMVSVATAMIPFLEHDDANRALMGANMQRQAVPLVRSEAPLVGTGMELRAAIDAGDVVVAEEAGVIEEVSADYITVMHDAGTRRTYRMRKFARSNHGTCANQSPIVDAGDRVEAGQVIADGPCTENGEMALGKNLLVAVMPWEGHNYEDAIILSNRLVEEDVLTSIHIEEHEIDARDTKLGAEEITRDIPNVSDEVLADLDERGIVRIGAEVRDGDILVGKVTPKGETELTPEERLLRAIFGEKAREVRDTSLKVPHGESGKVIGIRVFSREDDDELPAGVNELVRVYVAQKRKISDGDKLAGRHGNKGVIGKILPVEDMPFMPDGTPVDIILNTHGVPRRMNIGQILETHLGWVAKAGWNIEGAPDWAANLPEDLRHAQPNQIVSTPVFDGAKEEELQGLLSCTLPNRDGDVMVNGDGKSVLFDGRSGEPFPYPVTVGYMYIMKLHHLVDDKIHARSTGPYSMITQQPLGGKAQFGGQRFGEMECWAMQAYGAAYTLQELLTIKSDDTVGRVKVYEAIVKGENIPEPGIPESFKVLLKELQSLCLNVEVLSSDGAAIELREGEDEDLERAAANLGINLSRNESASVEDLA from the coding sequence GTGCTGGAAGGATGCATCTTGGCTGATTTCCGCCAGAGCTCAAACAACTCCGTACCTGGGGCGCCGAACCGCGTTTCTTTCGCCAAGCTCCGTGAACCGCTTGAGGTTCCGGGGCTGCTTGACGTTCAGACCGACTCTTTCGAGTGGCTGATCGGCTCGCAGGGCTGGCGAGAGCGCGCGCTGGAGCGCGGCGAGGTCAGCCCCAAGGGCGGCCTCGAAGAGGTGCTCGACGAGCTCTCACCGATCGAGGACTTCTCCGGCTCGATGTCGCTGTCGTTCTCCGACCCGCGCTTCGACGAGGTCAAGGCACCAGTCGACGAGTGCAAAGACAAGGACATGACGTACGCGGCTCCGCTGTTCGTCACGGCCGAGTTCATCAACAACAACACCGGCGAGATCAAGAGCCAGACGGTGTTCATGGGTGACTTCCCGATGATGACGGAGAAGGGCACGTTCATCATCAACGGCACCGAGCGTGTCGTCGTCAGCCAGCTGGTCCGCTCGCCGGGTGTGTACTTCGACGAGACGATCGACAAGTCCACCGAGAAGATGCTGCACAGCGTCAAGGTGATCCCCAGCCGCGGCGCATGGCTGGAGTTCGACGTCGACAAGCGCGACACCGTCGGTGTGCGTATCGACCGCAAGCGCCGCCAGCCCGTCACCGTGCTGCTCAAGGCCCTCGGCTGGACCAACGAGCAGATCCACGAGCGGTTCGGTTTCTCCGAGATCATGATGGGGACGCTGGAGAAGGACAACACCGCAGGCACCGACGAGGCGCTGCTGGACATCTACCGCAAGCTGCGTCCGGGCGAACCCCCCACCAAGGAGTCCGCGCAGACCCTGCTGGAGAACCTCTTCTTCAAGGAGAAGCGCTACGACCTGGCCCGGGTGGGCCGCTACAAGGTCAACAAGAAGCTCGGCCTGCACGTCGGCGATCCGATCACCAGCTCCACGCTGACCGAGGAAGACGTCGTCGCCACCATCGAGTACCTGGTCCGCCTGCACGAGGGCCAGCACACGATGACCGTCCCGGGCGGCACCGAGGTGCCGGTTGAGACCGACGACATCGACCACTTCGGCAACCGCCGGTTGCGTACCGTGGGCGAGCTGATCCAGAACCAGATCCGGGTCGGCATGTCCCGCATGGAGCGCGTCGTCCGCGAGCGGATGACCACTCAGGACGTCGAGGCGATCACGCCGCAGACCCTGATCAACATCCGGCCGGTCGTCGCCGCGATCAAGGAGTTCTTCGGCACCAGCCAGCTCTCGCAGTTCATGGACCAGAACAACCCGCTTTCGGGCCTCACCCACAAGCGTCGTCTGTCGGCGCTGGGGCCCGGCGGTCTGTCCCGTGAGCGGGCCGGCCTGGAGGTCCGTGACGTCCACCCGTCGCACTACGGCCGCATGTGCCCGATCGAGACTCCGGAAGGCCCAAACATCGGCCTGATCGGCTCGCTGTCGGTGTACGCGCGGGTGAACCCGTTCGGCTTCATCGAGACGCCGTACCGCGAGGTGGTCGACGGTGTGGTGACGGACGAGATCCACTACCTCACCGCCGACGAGGAGGACCGCCACGTCGTGGCGCAGGCCAACTCGCCGATCGACGAGAACGGCCGCTTCGTCGAGCCGCGCGTTCTGGTCCGCCGCAAGGCGGGCGAGGTGGAGTACGTGCCCTCGTCCGAGGTGGACTACATGGACGTCTCGCCGCGCCAGATGGTGTCGGTGGCCACCGCGATGATTCCGTTCCTCGAGCACGACGACGCCAACCGTGCCCTGATGGGTGCCAACATGCAGCGCCAGGCGGTTCCGCTGGTCCGCAGCGAGGCGCCGCTGGTGGGTACCGGCATGGAGTTGCGTGCGGCGATCGACGCCGGCGACGTCGTCGTGGCCGAAGAGGCCGGCGTCATCGAAGAGGTGTCGGCGGACTACATCACCGTCATGCACGACGCCGGCACCCGGCGCACCTACCGGATGCGCAAGTTCGCCCGCTCCAACCACGGCACCTGCGCCAACCAGTCGCCGATCGTGGATGCCGGCGACCGGGTGGAAGCCGGTCAGGTGATCGCCGACGGCCCCTGCACCGAGAACGGTGAGATGGCCCTCGGCAAGAACCTGCTGGTGGCTGTCATGCCGTGGGAGGGTCACAACTACGAGGACGCCATCATCCTGTCCAACCGCCTCGTCGAAGAGGACGTGCTGACCTCGATTCACATCGAAGAGCACGAAATCGACGCCCGCGACACCAAGCTGGGCGCCGAGGAGATCACCCGGGACATCCCGAACGTCTCCGACGAGGTGCTGGCGGACCTGGACGAGCGCGGCATCGTGCGCATCGGTGCCGAGGTTCGCGACGGCGACATCCTGGTCGGCAAGGTCACCCCGAAGGGTGAAACCGAGCTGACCCCGGAGGAGCGGCTGCTGCGCGCCATCTTCGGCGAGAAGGCCCGCGAGGTCCGCGACACCTCACTGAAGGTGCCGCACGGTGAGTCCGGCAAGGTCATCGGCATCCGGGTGTTCTCCCGCGAGGACGACGACGAACTGCCCGCCGGCGTCAACGAGCTGGTCCGGGTCTACGTCGCCCAGAAGCGCAAGATCTCCGACGGCGACAAGCTGGCCGGACGGCACGGCAACAAGGGCGTCATCGGCAAGATCCTGCCAGTCGAGGACATGCCGTTCATGCCGGACGGCACCCCGGTGGACATCATCCTGAACACCCACGGTGTGCCGCGACGGATGAACATCGGCCAGATCCTGGAGACCCACCTCGGGTGGGTGGCCAAGGCCGGCTGGAACATCGAAGGCGCCCCGGACTGGGCGGCGAACCTGCCGGAGGACCTGCGGCATGCTCAGCCGAACCAGATCGTGTCGACCCCGGTGTTCGACGGCGCCAAGGAAGAGGAGCTGCAGGGCCTGCTGTCCTGCACGCTGCCCAACCGCGACGGCGACGTGATGGTCAACGGCGACGGCAAGTCCGTGCTGTTCGACGGACGCAGCGGTGAACCGTTCCCGTACCCGGTGACGGTTGGCTACATGTACATCATGAAGCTGCACCACCTGGTGGACGACAAGATCCACGCCCGCTCCACCGGCCCGTACTCGATGATCACCCAGCAGCCGCTGGGCGGTAAGGCGCAGTTCGGTGGCCAGCGGTTCGGTGAGATGGAGTGCTGGGCCATGCAGGCCTACGGCGCGGCGTACACGCTGCAGGAGCTGTTGACCATCAAGTCCGACGACACCGTCGGCCGGGTCAAGGTCTACGAGGCGATCGTCAAGGGCGAGAACATCCCCGAGCCGGGCATCCCCGAGTCGTTCAAGGTGCTGCTCAAGGAGCTGCAGTCGCTGTGCCTCAACGTCGAGGTGCTCTCGTCCGATGGTGCGGCTATCGAGCTGCGCGAAGGCGAGGACGAAGACCTCGAGCGGGCGGCGGCCAACCTGGGAATCAACTTGTCGCGCAACGAATCCGCGTCCGTCGAGGATCTTGCGTAA
- a CDS encoding TetR/AcrR family transcriptional regulator — protein sequence MQSVDKPPNRTERRKQRTRAALITAAQGLIADGTLHVPIQDICEAADVGVGSFYNHFESKEQLFDAAIDAALDAHGALLDALTASIDDPAAVFAFSFRLTGRMFCRPESRMVLNHGLELITAERGLAPRARRDIAAAAASGRFQVADPKLAMAVAAGALLGLGQLIQAEPERDAAQTADQVTRDLLRMFGLSADEAHELCSEPMELDGLESAGELDQRVTG from the coding sequence TTGCAGTCCGTCGACAAGCCGCCCAATCGCACCGAGCGGCGCAAGCAGCGCACCCGCGCGGCGCTCATCACGGCCGCGCAGGGACTGATCGCCGACGGCACTCTGCACGTGCCGATCCAGGACATCTGCGAGGCCGCCGACGTCGGGGTGGGCTCCTTCTACAACCACTTCGAGAGCAAAGAGCAGTTGTTCGACGCCGCGATCGACGCCGCCCTCGACGCGCACGGTGCCCTGCTCGATGCGTTGACGGCGTCGATCGACGATCCCGCCGCGGTGTTCGCCTTCAGTTTCCGGCTGACCGGGCGCATGTTTTGCCGGCCGGAGAGCCGGATGGTCCTCAACCACGGACTGGAACTGATCACCGCCGAACGGGGGCTGGCTCCGCGCGCCAGGCGCGACATCGCCGCGGCGGCGGCGTCGGGACGATTTCAGGTGGCCGACCCCAAGCTGGCGATGGCGGTCGCCGCCGGGGCACTCCTGGGGCTGGGACAGCTGATCCAGGCCGAACCCGAGCGCGACGCCGCGCAGACCGCCGATCAGGTGACGCGGGACCTGCTGCGAATGTTCGGGCTCTCCGCCGACGAAGCGCACGAGTTATGCAGCGAGCCAATGGAACTCGACGGACTCGAGTCGGCCGGCGAGTTAGATCAGCGGGTCACCGGCTAG
- a CDS encoding DNA-directed RNA polymerase subunit beta' — protein MLDVNFFDELRIGLATAEDIRQWSYGEVKKPETINYRTLKPEKDGLFCEKIFGPTRDWECYCGKYKRVRFKGIICERCGVEVTRAKVRRERMGHIELAAPVTHIWYFKGVPSRLGYLLDLAPKDLEKIIYFAAYVITAVDDEMRHNELSTLEAEMVVERKAVEDQRDADLEARAQKLEADLAELEAEGAKADAKRKVRDGGEREMRQLRDRAQRELDRLEDIWSTFTKLAPKQLIVDENLYRELQDRYGEYFTGAMGAESIQKLIETFDIDAEAENLREVIRSGKGQKKLRALKRLKVVAAFQQSGNSPMGMVLDAVPVIPPELRPMVQLDGGRFATSDLNDLYRRVINRNNRLKRLIDLGAPEIIVNNEKRMLQESVDALFDNGRRGRPVTGPGNRPLKSLSDLLKGKQGRFRQNLLGKRVDYSGRSVIVVGPQLKLHQCGLPKLMALELFKPFVMKRLVDLNHAQNIKSAKRMVERQRPQVWDVLEEVIAEHPVLLNRAPTLHRLGIQAFEPMLVEGKAIQLHPLVCEAFNADFDGDQMAVHLPLSAEAQAEARILMLSSNNILSPASGRPLAMPRLDMVTGLFYLTTEVDGDKGEYVAAAKDTAEVGVYSSPAEAIMAADRGVLSVRAKIKVRLTQLRPPAELEAELFGANGWRPGDAWVAETTLGRVLFNELLPLGYAFVNKQMHKKVQAAIINDLAERYPMIVVAQTVDKLKDAGFYWATRSGVTVSMADVLVPPRKKEILDAYEERAEKVEKQFQRGALNHDERNEALVEIWKEATDEVGQALREHYPSDNPIITIVESGATGNFTQTRTLAGMKGLVTNPKGEFIPRPIKSSFREGLTVLEYFINTHGARKGLADTALRTADSGYLTRRLVDVSQDVIVREHDCQTERGIVVELAERQPDGTLIRDPYIETSAYARTLGADAVDEAGNVVVARGEDLGDPSIEALLAAGITQIKVRSVLTCTTGTGVCATCYGRSMATGKLVDIGEAVGIVAAQSIGEPGTQLTMRTFHQGGVGEDITGGLPRVQELFEARVPRGKAPIADVTGRVRLEDGERFYKITIVPDDGGEEVVYDKLSKRQRLRVFKHEDGSERVLADGDHVEVGQQLMEGSADPHEVLRVQGPREVQIHLVREVQEVYRAQGVSIHDKHIEVIVRQMLRRVTIIDSGSTEFLPGSLIDRAEFEAENRRVVAEGGEPAAGRPVLMGITKASLATDSWLSAASFQETTRVLTDAAINCRSDKLNGLKENVIIGKLIPAGTGINRYRNIQVQPTEEARAAAYTIPSYEDQYYSPDFGQATGAAVPLDDYGYSDYR, from the coding sequence GTGTTAGACGTCAACTTCTTCGATGAACTCCGAATCGGCCTGGCGACCGCGGAGGACATCCGTCAGTGGTCCTACGGCGAGGTCAAGAAGCCGGAGACCATCAACTACCGCACGCTCAAGCCCGAGAAGGACGGCCTGTTCTGCGAGAAGATCTTCGGACCGACTCGCGACTGGGAGTGCTACTGCGGCAAGTACAAGCGGGTGCGCTTCAAGGGCATCATCTGTGAGCGCTGCGGCGTCGAGGTGACCCGCGCGAAGGTGCGCCGTGAGCGGATGGGGCACATCGAGCTGGCCGCCCCGGTCACGCACATCTGGTACTTCAAGGGTGTGCCGTCGCGCCTGGGATACCTGCTGGACCTGGCCCCGAAGGACCTGGAAAAGATCATCTACTTCGCCGCCTACGTGATCACCGCGGTCGACGACGAGATGCGGCACAACGAGCTCTCGACGCTCGAGGCCGAAATGGTGGTGGAGCGCAAGGCCGTTGAGGATCAGCGCGACGCCGACCTGGAGGCCCGCGCCCAGAAGCTCGAGGCGGACCTGGCCGAGCTGGAGGCCGAGGGCGCCAAGGCCGACGCCAAGCGCAAGGTGCGCGACGGCGGCGAGCGCGAGATGCGTCAGTTGCGCGACCGTGCCCAGCGTGAGCTGGACCGGCTGGAGGACATCTGGAGCACCTTCACCAAGCTGGCCCCCAAGCAGCTGATCGTGGACGAGAACCTCTACCGCGAGCTGCAGGACCGCTATGGCGAGTACTTCACCGGTGCCATGGGCGCGGAGTCGATCCAGAAGTTGATCGAGACTTTTGATATCGACGCCGAGGCCGAGAACCTGCGTGAGGTCATCCGAAGTGGCAAGGGGCAGAAGAAGCTTCGTGCTCTGAAGCGCCTGAAGGTGGTCGCCGCGTTCCAGCAGTCGGGGAACTCGCCGATGGGCATGGTGCTGGACGCGGTCCCGGTGATCCCGCCGGAGCTGCGTCCGATGGTGCAGCTCGACGGTGGCCGGTTCGCCACGTCCGACCTCAACGACCTGTACCGCCGCGTGATCAACCGCAACAACCGCCTCAAGAGGCTGATCGACCTCGGCGCGCCCGAGATCATCGTCAACAACGAGAAGCGGATGCTGCAGGAGTCGGTGGACGCGCTGTTCGACAACGGCCGTCGTGGCCGGCCCGTCACCGGGCCCGGCAACCGTCCGCTGAAGTCGCTGTCCGACCTGCTCAAGGGCAAGCAGGGCCGGTTCCGCCAGAACCTGCTCGGCAAGCGCGTCGACTACTCGGGCCGTTCGGTCATCGTGGTCGGCCCGCAGCTCAAGTTGCACCAGTGCGGTCTGCCCAAGCTGATGGCACTCGAGCTGTTCAAGCCGTTCGTGATGAAGCGTCTGGTCGACCTGAACCACGCGCAGAACATCAAGAGCGCCAAGCGGATGGTGGAGCGCCAGCGTCCGCAGGTGTGGGACGTGCTTGAAGAGGTCATCGCCGAGCACCCGGTGCTGCTGAACCGTGCACCGACTCTGCACCGGCTGGGCATCCAGGCCTTCGAGCCGATGCTGGTGGAAGGCAAGGCCATTCAGCTGCACCCGTTGGTCTGTGAGGCGTTCAACGCCGACTTCGACGGTGACCAGATGGCCGTGCACCTGCCGCTGAGCGCGGAGGCCCAGGCCGAGGCGCGCATCCTGATGCTGTCGTCGAACAACATCCTGTCGCCCGCGTCGGGCCGTCCGCTGGCCATGCCGCGTCTGGACATGGTGACCGGGCTGTTCTACCTGACCACCGAGGTCGATGGTGACAAGGGCGAATACGTTGCGGCCGCGAAGGACACGGCGGAGGTGGGTGTCTACTCTTCGCCGGCGGAGGCCATCATGGCCGCCGACCGCGGTGTGCTGTCGGTACGGGCGAAGATCAAGGTGCGGCTGACCCAGCTGCGTCCGCCTGCCGAGCTGGAGGCCGAACTGTTCGGCGCCAACGGCTGGCGGCCGGGCGACGCCTGGGTGGCTGAAACCACCCTGGGCCGCGTGCTTTTCAACGAACTGCTGCCGCTGGGCTACGCGTTCGTGAACAAGCAGATGCACAAGAAGGTGCAGGCCGCGATCATCAACGATCTCGCCGAGCGTTACCCGATGATCGTGGTCGCGCAGACCGTCGACAAGCTCAAGGATGCCGGCTTCTACTGGGCGACCCGGAGCGGCGTGACGGTCTCGATGGCCGACGTGCTGGTGCCGCCGCGCAAGAAGGAGATCCTGGACGCCTACGAAGAGCGTGCGGAAAAGGTCGAAAAGCAGTTCCAGCGTGGTGCTTTGAACCACGACGAACGCAACGAGGCCCTGGTCGAGATCTGGAAGGAAGCCACCGACGAGGTCGGTCAGGCACTCCGGGAGCACTACCCGAGCGACAACCCGATCATCACGATCGTGGAGTCGGGCGCCACGGGTAACTTCACTCAGACCCGGACGCTGGCCGGCATGAAGGGCCTGGTGACCAACCCCAAGGGTGAGTTCATTCCGCGCCCGATCAAGTCGTCGTTCCGCGAGGGCCTGACCGTGCTGGAGTACTTCATCAACACGCACGGTGCTCGAAAGGGTCTGGCGGACACGGCACTTCGTACCGCCGACTCCGGTTACCTGACCCGTCGTCTGGTCGACGTCAGCCAGGACGTGATCGTGCGCGAGCACGACTGCCAGACCGAGCGCGGCATCGTCGTCGAACTGGCCGAGCGTCAGCCCGACGGCACCCTGATCCGTGACCCGTACATCGAAACCTCGGCGTACGCACGGACTTTGGGCGCCGACGCGGTGGACGAGGCCGGCAACGTCGTCGTCGCGCGCGGCGAGGACCTCGGCGACCCGTCGATCGAGGCCCTGCTGGCGGCGGGGATCACGCAGATCAAGGTGCGCTCGGTGCTGACCTGCACCACCGGCACCGGCGTCTGCGCCACCTGCTACGGACGCTCGATGGCCACCGGCAAGCTGGTCGACATCGGCGAGGCCGTGGGCATCGTGGCCGCCCAGTCCATCGGTGAGCCCGGCACGCAGCTGACCATGCGTACCTTCCACCAGGGTGGTGTGGGTGAGGACATCACCGGCGGTCTGCCGCGTGTCCAGGAGCTGTTCGAGGCCCGCGTGCCGCGTGGCAAGGCGCCCATCGCCGATGTCACCGGTCGGGTGCGTCTCGAGGACGGCGAGCGCTTTTACAAGATCACCATCGTCCCCGACGACGGTGGCGAGGAAGTGGTCTACGACAAGCTGTCCAAGCGTCAGCGTCTGCGGGTGTTCAAGCACGAGGACGGCTCCGAGCGGGTGCTCGCTGACGGCGACCACGTCGAGGTGGGCCAGCAGCTGATGGAAGGCTCGGCCGACCCGCACGAGGTGCTGCGTGTGCAGGGCCCGCGTGAGGTGCAGATCCACCTGGTCCGCGAGGTCCAGGAGGTCTACCGGGCCCAGGGTGTGTCGATCCACGACAAGCACATCGAGGTGATCGTCCGCCAGATGCTGCGCCGCGTCACCATCATCGACTCGGGCTCGACGGAGTTCCTGCCCGGCTCGCTGATCGACCGTGCGGAGTTCGAGGCGGAGAACCGCCGGGTGGTGGCCGAGGGCGGCGAGCCCGCCGCCGGCCGTCCGGTGCTGATGGGTATCACGAAGGCGTCGCTGGCCACCGACTCGTGGCTGAGTGCGGCGTCGTTCCAGGAGACCACGCGAGTGCTGACCGATGCGGCGATCAACTGCCGCAGCGACAAGCTCAACGGTCTGAAGGAGAACGTGATCATCGGAAAGCTGATCCCGGCCGGTACCGGTATCAACCGCTACCGCAACATCCAGGTGCAGCCCACCGAGGAGGCCCGGGCCGCTGCGTACACGATCCCGTCCTACGAGGACCAGTACTACAGCCCGGACTTCGGCCAGGCGACCGGTGCCGCGGTTCCGTTGGACGACTACGGGTACAGCGACTACCGGTAG
- a CDS encoding neutral ceramidase — MGLSVGRGISDITGEAAECGMLGYGKTGQRTAGIHLRLRSRAFVFADPARDGARVLLVVAELPLPMQNVTDEVLRRLATSYGNTYTAQNTLITTTHTHSGPGGYCGHLLYNLSTSGFRPATFAAIVDGIVESVRFAHDDLAPAEVALSHGELRGASINRSPAAFDRNPVSDRECFPGRIDPHTTLVQIDRGEKTVGTIHFFATHGTSMTNRNLFISGDNKGFAAYHWERTRCGADYLAGQPDLVAAFAQTNPGDMSPHVDGPIEYGPSREEDELANTRQIGLSQFEDALGQLNQGTPIGTGVDSRLTYVDLSAVEVRGQFTPDGQPRRTGRPMIAAAMFAGTDEGEGFPGFQQGQGRNPFWDNLSRGIYRLAKKVRATQQPKGMVLPAHLLNRLQPFIQEVVPVQLLRIGRLYLIGIPGEPTIVSGLRLRRTVASIVGADLDDVLCVGYSNAYIHYVTTPEEYLEQRYEGGSTLFGRWELPALMQTVAGLAEAMRDGRAVTPGARPRPRKPRSWLRSAPADTGSFGAIVAEPDATYRPGDSAEAVFVSAFPNNDVHRNRTFLEVVHLIGDDWVRVADDGDWSTTFQWQREGRSGSHVRIRWDIPADAAPGHYRIVHHGMARDSYGRLEPFQATTHEFTVR, encoded by the coding sequence GTGGGGCTCTCGGTGGGGAGGGGCATCTCGGATATCACGGGTGAGGCCGCCGAATGCGGCATGCTCGGCTACGGCAAGACCGGGCAGCGCACCGCGGGTATCCACCTTCGGCTGCGGTCGCGGGCGTTCGTCTTCGCCGACCCGGCTCGAGACGGCGCGCGGGTTCTGCTGGTGGTCGCCGAACTGCCGCTGCCGATGCAGAACGTGACCGACGAGGTGCTGCGCCGGTTGGCGACGTCGTACGGCAACACCTACACCGCGCAGAACACCTTGATCACCACGACGCACACCCATTCCGGCCCCGGCGGCTATTGCGGACACCTGCTGTACAACCTGTCCACGAGCGGGTTCCGGCCGGCAACCTTCGCGGCGATCGTGGACGGCATCGTCGAATCGGTGCGCTTCGCCCACGACGACCTGGCGCCCGCGGAGGTGGCCCTGTCACACGGTGAGTTGCGCGGGGCGAGCATCAACCGCTCCCCCGCCGCGTTCGACCGCAACCCGGTGTCGGACCGCGAGTGTTTTCCCGGCCGCATCGACCCGCACACCACGCTGGTGCAGATCGATCGCGGCGAAAAGACCGTCGGCACAATTCATTTCTTCGCCACCCACGGCACCAGCATGACCAACCGCAACCTCTTCATCTCGGGTGACAACAAGGGCTTCGCCGCCTATCACTGGGAGCGCACCCGTTGCGGCGCTGACTACCTTGCCGGCCAGCCCGACCTCGTCGCCGCCTTCGCCCAGACCAACCCGGGCGACATGAGTCCGCACGTGGACGGGCCCATCGAATACGGCCCGTCCAGGGAAGAAGACGAATTGGCGAATACCCGCCAGATCGGGTTGTCCCAATTCGAGGATGCGCTCGGGCAACTAAACCAGGGCACCCCGATCGGCACCGGCGTCGATTCCCGACTCACCTACGTCGACCTCAGCGCGGTCGAGGTGCGCGGGCAGTTCACGCCCGACGGTCAACCGCGCCGCACCGGGCGGCCGATGATCGCCGCCGCGATGTTCGCCGGGACCGACGAGGGCGAGGGCTTTCCCGGCTTTCAGCAGGGACAGGGCCGAAATCCGTTCTGGGACAATCTTTCCCGCGGAATTTATCGACTGGCCAAGAAGGTGCGGGCGACGCAGCAGCCCAAAGGGATGGTGCTACCGGCCCACCTGCTGAACCGGCTGCAGCCTTTCATCCAGGAGGTCGTACCCGTACAGCTGCTGCGAATCGGGCGACTTTATCTGATCGGCATTCCCGGCGAGCCGACCATCGTCTCGGGTCTCCGGTTGCGCCGCACGGTGGCATCGATCGTCGGCGCCGACCTCGATGACGTGCTCTGCGTGGGGTACAGCAACGCCTACATCCATTACGTGACCACGCCCGAGGAGTATCTGGAGCAGCGCTATGAGGGCGGCAGCACCCTTTTCGGGCGGTGGGAGTTGCCGGCACTCATGCAGACCGTCGCCGGACTGGCCGAAGCCATGCGTGACGGCCGGGCGGTGACGCCAGGCGCCCGGCCGCGGCCCCGCAAGCCGAGAAGCTGGCTGCGCTCCGCCCCTGCCGACACCGGTTCCTTCGGCGCCATTGTCGCCGAACCGGACGCGACGTACCGTCCGGGCGACTCAGCGGAAGCCGTGTTCGTCAGCGCGTTCCCCAACAACGACGTCCACCGCAACCGGACCTTTCTCGAAGTGGTCCACCTCATCGGAGACGACTGGGTGCGCGTTGCCGACGACGGCGACTGGTCGACGACGTTCCAGTGGCAGCGCGAGGGGCGCAGTGGCTCACATGTGCGCATCCGCTGGGACATCCCGGCCGATGCGGCGCCCGGGCACTACCGCATCGTCCATCACGGAATGGCCCGGGACAGCTACGGCCGGCTCGAGCCGTTCCAGGCCACCACCCATGAGTTCACGGTGCGCTGA
- a CDS encoding deoxyribonuclease IV has product MLIGSHVHQDDPLAAAQADGADVVQFFLGNPQSWKKPKPRDDAETLKTSSVPLYVHAPYLINVASANNRIRIPSRKILQDTCDAASAINATAVIVHGGHADDNDMEAGFERWVKALDYLETDMQIYLENTAGGDHAMARYFDTIGRLWDRIGDKGIGFCLDTCHAWAAGEALVDAVDRIKALTGRIDLVHCNDSRDAAGSGADRHANFGTGQIDPDLLVAVVRAADAPVICETAEEGRKDDIAFLRDNISD; this is encoded by the coding sequence GTGCTCATCGGTTCACATGTCCACCAAGACGACCCCCTTGCCGCAGCCCAGGCAGACGGTGCCGACGTGGTTCAGTTCTTCCTCGGCAATCCCCAGAGTTGGAAGAAACCGAAGCCGCGCGATGACGCCGAGACGCTGAAGACGTCCAGCGTGCCGCTGTATGTGCACGCGCCGTATCTGATCAACGTCGCGTCGGCCAACAACCGGATCCGGATTCCGTCGCGCAAAATTCTGCAGGACACCTGCGATGCGGCCTCGGCGATCAACGCGACCGCGGTGATCGTGCACGGCGGTCACGCCGACGACAACGACATGGAGGCCGGCTTCGAACGCTGGGTCAAGGCGCTGGATTATCTGGAAACCGACATGCAGATCTACCTGGAGAACACCGCGGGCGGCGACCATGCGATGGCCCGGTACTTCGACACCATCGGCCGGCTGTGGGATCGCATCGGCGACAAGGGAATCGGCTTCTGTCTGGATACCTGCCACGCCTGGGCGGCCGGAGAGGCGCTGGTCGACGCCGTCGATCGGATCAAGGCGCTGACCGGCCGCATCGACCTGGTGCACTGCAACGACTCCAGGGATGCCGCCGGCTCCGGCGCAGACCGGCACGCCAATTTCGGTACCGGCCAGATCGACCCGGATTTGCTCGTCGCCGTCGTCAGGGCCGCGGACGCCCCGGTCATCTGCGAGACCGCCGAAGAGGGCCGCAAGGACGACATCGCATTCCTGCGCGACAACATCAGCGATTGA